A single region of the Pirellulales bacterium genome encodes:
- a CDS encoding glycosyltransferase family A protein, with protein MKFSVCIPNYNYEKYLGRTIQSVLDQTEADFEVLVSDNASTDHSMDVVHSFNDPRIRSQINACNVGFAGNLDRVGRMAGGDRMMLLSSDDLLRPGTLATYRAFFESLGPAGMTAVASAAVDVIDSDDRPIGRIGLPANSVWNESDRAPELDTIAGGPVYRVAGRELLRRCLLTMQNPFQFAATIYPRSLYEAVEGYGGGRQLNPDKWFHWKLLSKADMAFFIDRSLSAYRWHSSNQASLQAGSGALKYLVDEYVSTFEIDGRLLQEIGLQRAEVERAFIEYDIGRHGLATLGRGQRRLARRIYHYGKAVYPQHTAKNRYVRVLRLLLALGPFGQAAARAAYRYRTRESRAKAENAWELTGSYR; from the coding sequence ATGAAGTTTTCGGTCTGCATTCCGAATTACAATTACGAGAAATACCTCGGCCGCACGATCCAAAGCGTGCTGGACCAGACCGAGGCGGATTTCGAAGTGCTGGTCTCGGACAACGCCAGCACGGATCATTCGATGGACGTCGTGCATAGCTTCAACGACCCACGAATTCGCTCGCAGATCAACGCCTGCAACGTCGGTTTCGCCGGCAATCTAGACCGCGTCGGCCGAATGGCTGGGGGCGATCGGATGATGCTGCTTTCGTCCGACGATTTGCTGAGGCCCGGCACACTGGCAACGTATCGCGCGTTTTTTGAATCGCTGGGGCCGGCGGGCATGACGGCCGTCGCCAGCGCCGCGGTCGACGTCATCGATTCCGACGATCGGCCGATCGGGCGCATCGGCTTGCCGGCGAATTCGGTATGGAATGAATCGGACCGTGCGCCGGAGCTCGACACGATCGCGGGTGGGCCGGTGTACCGCGTCGCCGGCCGCGAACTGCTCCGTCGCTGCCTTTTGACGATGCAGAATCCGTTTCAATTCGCCGCGACGATTTATCCACGGTCGCTTTACGAGGCGGTGGAAGGCTACGGCGGCGGGCGGCAATTGAATCCCGACAAATGGTTCCACTGGAAGCTGCTGTCGAAAGCCGACATGGCGTTTTTCATCGACCGCTCGCTGTCGGCCTACCGATGGCATTCGTCGAATCAGGCTTCGCTACAAGCCGGCAGCGGAGCACTGAAATATCTTGTCGATGAATATGTATCGACGTTCGAAATCGATGGCCGGCTCCTCCAGGAGATCGGCTTGCAGCGAGCCGAAGTCGAGCGCGCGTTTATCGAATACGATATCGGGCGCCACGGCTTGGCTACCCTCGGCCGCGGTCAGCGCCGACTGGCGCGGCGCATTTACCACTACGGCAAGGCCGTGTATCCACAACACACCGCCAAGAATCGATATGTTCGAGTGCTTAGACTATTGCTCGCCCTCGGGCCGTTCGGGCAGGCGGCTGCCCGGGCCGCCTACCGCTATCGCACACGCGAAAGCCGTGCAAAGGCTGAGAACGCCTGGGAATTGACTGGATCGTACCGTTGA
- a CDS encoding O-antigen ligase family protein, producing the protein MAVSMSSNQFAQPNRQWLTAMAERANALRQKQANRVTLGGVWLFLIGLTIFLSGVRAFRLPVFNLRLQPFLFPLAVAIPITALRMARFPTRALVGLMLFWALYAISLVGPSIQRVSPFEDATKLAAGVAVVITVAVLVSSRADFVLGSTGLALAIGLLAFRGLEEEQENIIEVANKNSYSLYALPAVLLAIFIAVRVDWKKVSFRKLAIPVGLVCSLAAAIAIVAGANRSGYVGLALIVLMMGFYLVFSPRLRLGKKSQGAVLLICLIAAVVAGLAYKGAEVFEHRYEQTVQGTESDTLRIHLFETALIIGLENPIRGVSPQVLPVMLAHRLYPDVNPGNGVETHNVFAHVIGGSGFIAMGVLLYVAWTLWFWRSPNKRSRESAADFFDARWLLRMMVVLWAVRGAFSQEILYNPGFCMGLGLAIGLCMVELETLKKSATFGPAIGRILPASAARS; encoded by the coding sequence TTGGCAGTCTCGATGAGTTCGAACCAATTTGCACAGCCGAATCGACAGTGGCTTACGGCGATGGCCGAGCGTGCCAACGCATTGCGCCAAAAACAGGCAAATCGGGTCACCCTCGGTGGGGTTTGGCTGTTCTTGATCGGGCTGACGATTTTTCTCTCCGGCGTGCGGGCGTTCCGTCTTCCTGTGTTTAATTTGCGCCTGCAGCCGTTCCTGTTTCCGCTAGCCGTGGCGATTCCCATCACGGCGCTGCGAATGGCCAGATTTCCGACAAGGGCGCTTGTCGGACTCATGCTCTTTTGGGCTCTTTACGCGATTTCGCTGGTCGGACCGAGCATCCAGCGAGTGTCCCCGTTCGAGGACGCCACCAAGCTCGCCGCGGGAGTCGCCGTGGTGATCACGGTGGCGGTGCTCGTATCGAGCCGCGCGGATTTCGTTCTTGGCTCGACCGGGCTCGCCCTGGCGATTGGATTGCTCGCCTTTCGCGGCCTTGAAGAAGAACAAGAAAACATCATCGAAGTCGCGAACAAGAATTCCTATTCGCTGTATGCCCTGCCGGCCGTGCTGCTGGCGATTTTCATTGCGGTGCGCGTCGATTGGAAGAAGGTTTCTTTCCGAAAGCTTGCCATTCCGGTCGGCCTGGTGTGTTCCTTGGCAGCCGCAATCGCGATCGTCGCCGGAGCCAATCGATCGGGATATGTGGGACTCGCGCTGATCGTTCTGATGATGGGTTTCTATTTGGTGTTCAGCCCCAGGCTTCGGCTCGGAAAGAAATCGCAAGGAGCAGTTCTGCTGATATGCCTGATCGCGGCGGTGGTGGCCGGCCTGGCCTACAAAGGGGCCGAAGTGTTCGAGCACCGCTATGAGCAGACCGTACAAGGAACGGAATCGGACACGCTACGGATTCATCTGTTTGAAACAGCGTTGATTATCGGCTTGGAGAATCCGATTCGCGGCGTCTCGCCACAAGTCTTGCCGGTAATGTTGGCGCACCGCCTATATCCAGACGTGAATCCCGGGAACGGCGTCGAAACCCACAATGTCTTCGCCCACGTCATCGGCGGATCGGGTTTTATCGCGATGGGTGTTTTACTGTATGTCGCCTGGACATTGTGGTTTTGGAGGTCGCCGAACAAGCGATCCCGCGAAAGCGCCGCGGATTTCTTCGATGCCCGTTGGTTACTGCGGATGATGGTTGTGTTATGGGCGGTCCGCGGCGCGTTCAGCCAAGAAATTCTATACAATCCGGGCTTTTGCATGGGTCTGGGATTGGCGATCGGTTTGTGCATGGTCGAATTGGAAACATTGAAGAAGTCGGCGACATTCGGTCCCGCGATAGGGCGAATACTGCCGGCAAGCGCGGCTCGATCGTAA